In the Methanothermobacter sp. K4 genome, GTTGAAGTTTGTTACAGGAATTCGCCGATTATGTAACCTACAATCTCATTGGCCTTGAACCAGCATCACACCTCGGAAGCGCTGTTAACTTCTTCATATACGACACCATAAAGATATTCATCCTCCTTGCAACACTCATATTCATCATATCATTCATAAGGACATACATACCGCCCAACAGGGTCAGGGAGATCCTTGAAAAAAGGCATAAATATACAGGGAACTTCATTGCAGCCATTGTCGGTATAATCACACCATTCTGCTCATGTTCAGCTGTCCCCCTATTCATAGGGTTCGTTGAGGCAGGCGTGCCCCTGGGCGCAACTTTCTCATTCCTCATATCATCACCCATGATAAACGAAATAGCGATAGTACTCCTTCTGGGACTCTTCGGGTGGCAGATAACCGCATTCTACATCATATCAGGGTACATAATAGCTGTGGTCGGCGGTGTCCTCATAGGAAAACTCAAAATGGAAAGCCAGCTTGAGGACTACGTCTATGAAACACTTGAGAAGATGAAGGCAATTGGCACAGCCAATCTTGAGCTCCCGAAACCAACCCTCAGGGAAAGGTACATGATAGCCAAAAACGAAATGAAGGATATACTCCGCAGGGTCTCACCCTACATAATAGTCGCGATAGCCATAGGTGGATGGATACACGGCTATCTACCATCCGATTTCCTGCTGGAATATGCAGGTTCAGATAACCTCCTCGCAGTCCCCATGGCTGTACTCATAGGTGTCCCCCTCTATTCAAATGCAGCGGGGACCATACCCCTCATATCAGCACTCATAGAGAAGGGAATGGCAGTCGGAACCGCCCTGGCACTTATGATGTCAATAACAGCCCTATCACTCCCTGAAATGATAATCCTCAGAAAGGTTATGAAGCCCAGGCTCCTCGGAACATTCATAGCAATACTCGCAGTCTCCATAACACTGACAGGTTACCTATTCAACATGATAATATAATTGAGGTGATAGGATGAAGATACGAATCTATGGTACAGGATGTGCAAACTGCCAGATGCTTGAGAAAAATGCAAGGGAAGCTGTTAAGGAACTGGGAATAGATGCAGAGTTCGAGAAGGTAAAGGACATGGACGAGATACTTGAAGCGGGACTCACAGCCCTCCCCGGACTTGCAGTTGACGGTGAACTCAAAATCATGGGGAGAGTCGCCTCAAAGGAAGAGATAATGAATATCCTTTCCTGATCCACTTTTTATGGTGAATTCAATGGTTAAGGATGAAGAAAAGGGCTTTGAGGGTAAAATAAAGGCCATGATCTCCTCAAGGGCCTGTGCATGCCAGACAGGTATACTTGAAAAGAAAAAATCAGGACTCAGGTATGTTAACTGCAGGGGATGCGGCAAACTATTCAAAACCGACAGGGACACAGATTACTGTATGGACTGCGAAAGAAAAATGAAATGATAATCCAAATGAGGTATCCTCCATAGTCGGTGGTAAGAATAAGTCCTGAAGGCCTTCAGAGGGCCGGCAGGACTCCAGATGAAGTTATGGTATGTGAAACGAAAGGCATCTCTGCAGACCTGGAAGAAGAATTCAGTGCTCAGACATAATCATTAAACCCATTCGCCCATCATTAAGGAGGTCCCATGTTATATAAGCTGCTAGAGTCCCTGAGTGTATCCTTGCAGAGACGCCCCACTGCCAGGTGCTGGTGGCTCATAGGTGATCATTATGAAAATGTGTCAAACAGATAAACCAAGCCCTGAACAGCTTGAGAGACTTAATGAAAGGCTCGAAAGGCTACCTGATGATGATAAAATAGAAAGGGATTCCCTTGCCCTTAAGGCCCTCGCCGACCCCACGAGACTGAAGATAATCCACCTATTATCTGAGGGTGAGCTCTGTGTCTGTGAAATCATGGCGGCCCTTGAAAAGCCCCAGCCGACAGTCTCACATCACCTCAACATACTCAAAAGGGCCGGTTTCCTTAAATCAGAGAAGGTGGGGGTGTGGGTCCACTACATGCTATCAGATGATAGCATCCCCTCAAAGGTCGAATACCTCCTGAATGACCTGGAATACTGAGATGCCTTTGAGTAAAATCCGGAGATTTATTTTATCAGGACATCCTGTCACTATAGACCTGTTCAGTGAATTCAAATGTAAACCTAACACCCCTTTCAGGTTTTTCCAGCCTTACTTTGCCCCCAAGCTGTATGGAAAGATTTTCAATCATCCTGAACCCAAAGGACCCCCCATCAGGAAACGTTATCCCCTCAGGGAGCCCCATTCCATCATCAGTGTATACCAGCAGGTATGATCCATTCATTTTTTCAATGGAAATCTTTATCCTCCCCTCACCCTCAAATGCATGTTTCAGTGAATTTGAGATTAGCTCAGATATTATGAGTGCCAGGGGAACCGCAGTGTCCATATTCAGGCGGATACCCTCTGCCCTTATATCCACAAGGACAGATGATGATGCGCCATATGATTCAAGAAGCTGGGATGAGATGCTCCTGAGGTAATCACCGAAATCAATAATGTAGCTGCCACCTGATGGATATGCCCGCTCATGTATAACCGCAATTGACCTCAGCTGGTTAACGTAATCCCTGAAGAAGTGCTCCATAGCGGGATCCTCAGCATACCTTATCTGAAGTGAAAGGAGGCTTATGATAAGCTGAAGGTTATTCTTGACCCTGTGGTGAAGTTCCCGTAGAAGCGCCTCCTTCTCAGCTATTGACCTCTTAAGGTATTCATTCAGGGTTCTTTCCCTGATGAGTTTAAGTCTATTCCTCTTTGCCTCATGCTTGTGGATTGCCATTTCAAGGTTCACCCTGAGGTCCCTCTCATGGAAGGGCTTCAGCAGGTATGCATAGGGTTCGGTTTCACCGGCCCTCTTGAGGATATCATTGCTGCTGTAGGCTGTGAGGTATATTATGGGTACGTCCATCTTCTCTGTTATGATCCTTGCAGCCTCTATTCCGTCCATTTCACCTGCGAGCATGATGTCCATTATTATTGAGTCAGGCTGGAGGTTTTCAATTCCCTCAAGGAGATCCTCAGCCGAATGGAATATCGCAGGCACCTCATAACCGGCATCCTCCAGGATCGCCCTGATATCCTGGGCCACCAGCTCCTCGTCCTCCACAACGATAACCCTTCTCCTCATCATCAACCACCAAGATCGAATTTGATCCTGAATACCGCCCCATTCTGGTTTTCTACCGAAATTGAGCCTTTTATTCTGCTTAACATGAAATTAACCAGTCTGAGACCAAAACCTGGAGGATCTAAAAGTTCAATATCCTCAGGTAGTCCAGAACCATTATCCGCAACCATAAGGACTCCGGAGCCGCTGGATGATTCAAGTTCAACCTTTATCTCCCCGGAATCCCCTATACCATGCTTTATGGCGTTTGTTACAAGTTCATTTACTATCAGACCAATTGAAACCGCGGTGTTGATTCCTGTCTCAATGTCAGCAAGTTTAACCCTGAACACCACATCCCTGCCGCTGCACATACCCTTAAGTTCACTGAGGAGTTCCTCAATATAATCAGAGAGGTTTACGGCCATCCCGTTTCTGGAATCACAGAGCCTCTCATGTACGAGGGCTATCGACCGCACCCTGTTCTGGCACTCGGTGAATATCTCAAGGGATTTCTCATCATCTATGTACCTGGACTGGAGCCTCAGGAGGCTTATAATAAGCTGAAGGTTATTCTTGACCCTGTGGTGTATCTCAGACATTAAAAATTCTTTCTCCCTCAGCGAAGCTTCCAGAGACTCCCTGATACGTTTATCCTCGGTTATATCCTGCTTTATTCCTATCATGGAGACGGGTTTCCCCTTGGAGTCCTGGATGACCCTTGCCCTGAAAAGTGCGACACCCTCCAGGCCATCCCTTATTATCCTGTACTCCCCCTCAAATGGCTCCTTCATTCTGACCGAATCAAGGAATGACTCCCTGTCTTCCGGGTGGATCCTTGATACCATCTCATCAGGGGTGCCCCTGAAATCATCTTTTCTGATTCCAAGTATCCTCAGCGCCTCATCAGAACATGAAAGGGTGTCTGAGTCAAAATTCCACTGCCAGCTTCCTATCTTACCTATCCTCTGCGCCTCCTTCAGCTGCCAGTTACTTTCTGCGAGGGATCTTCTTGTCCTCTCAAGTTCCCTCTCCTTTTCAACCTCCCTGAGGGCTCTTTTTATTGCAACCGGAACCTTTGAGAAGTTGCTCTTAAGAACATAGTCTGTGGCCCCACTCTTAAGTGCCTTCACAGCGAATTCCTCACCTATCTTTCCGCTTACGAATATGAAAGGCACATCTGGACACAGCTTGCGTGCTATTGCAAGGGCTGAGAGGCCGTCGAAGGATGGTAGTGAATGGTCAGCCAGTATAACATCCGGCCTAAATTCATGAAGTGCCCTTACAAAGTCCTCTTCACTTTCAACAGTTTTTGATATGAAATCGATTCCTGAGCGCCTTATCTCCCTCTCCATCAGTTCAACGTCAAGGGGGACATCCTCAAGTATGAGAATCCTGCATGTCATCCTATCCTCTTTATGAGATGATTTATAACACTAAAGTCTTACTTATAACACTTAAATCCGCCGAGCAAGTCTTATTTATCTCGCCACAGCTATGATTTATAACACTTAAATCCGCCGAGCAAGTCTTATTTATCTCTAGCCCATACATATAACTTATGAGAAAATTCAGAAGACCCCTCGTTGTACTCAGCCGCTGCATTGAACATGATCACTGCCGATATGATGGCTCAATGATATCAAGCCCCTTTGTAAGACAGTTCTCTGGGTATGCGGATTTCATCACAGTCTGTCCTGAGGTTGAGATGGGACTCGGTGTTCCAAGACCACCCATACGTATAACCATGGATAACGGGGAATTCAGACTTTTTCAGCCTGAAACCGGACGGGATGTGACAGATGAGATGAATTCATTCATAACCTCATTCCTGGATTCACTGGACAAAGTCGATGGATTCATATTAAAGAACAAATCCCCATCATGCGGCATAAGGAACGTTAAGGTCTACATGGGTGCTGGTAGAAGACCAGGCAGCCATGGGGTAGGGTTCTTTGGAAGGGCTGTTATGGAAAGGTTCCCGCACCTCCCACTGGAGGATGAAGGACGGCTGAGGAACCTCCAGATAAGGGAGGATTTCCTCATAAAGCTCTACCTGGTGAGGGATTTCCGTGCCGTGAGAGACCTGGGTGACCTCATAGAGTTCCACACATCAAACAAGCTGCTACTCATGTCCTACAGTCCAGAGGGGCAGAGGACACTTGGAAGGATAATAGCAAATCAAGGGGATCATGATGACACCCTCAGTATGTACTCTGAAACCCTCTGCAGTGTTATAAAAGAGCCGCTGAAACCTGAAAGAATCATAAACAGCCTCCTGCATGCCTTCGGCCACTTCTCATCAGAACTCAATGGAAGGGAGAAGAGTTATTTCCTTGAATCGGTTGAATGGTACCGTAAGGGGATTATGCCGCTTCTTGTGCCCCTCAGCATACTGAGGTCATGGGTCGTGAGATTCGGGGATGATTACCTTGAGGGCCAGACCCTCTTTGAACCCTACCCCCGCGAACTTGTGCCTGTAACCCTCATAGTGTGAGGTGGCGGTGATGATACATGATGAGAGGATAAAGAGCCTCAACACGGAAGAACCCGATAGGAGTGGTAAGTACGTCATCTACTGGATGCAGGCCTCTGTGAGGGCACACTGGAATCATGCCCTTGAGTATGCTATTGAAACTGCCAACAGCCTACAGAAACCGCTGATCGTCATATTTGGACTCACAGATGAATTCCCCAATGCCAACTCCCGCCACTACAGTTTCCTCATAGAGGGCCTGGTGGATGTTGGGGATGCTCTCATGAAGAGGGGCGTGAGGCTCGTGGTTGAATGTGAAAGGCCCCCATCAGCTGTTATTAAATACTCAGATGAGGCCTCTGCAGTGGTGGTGGACAGGGGATACCTTGACATTCAGAGGGGATGGGTGGATGAACTCTCTGAATCACTCCACATCCCATTAGTGCAGGTTGAGAGCAACGTTATAGTACCAGTTGAAACAGCCTCCCCTAAGGAGGAATATTCTGCAGGGACCTTC is a window encoding:
- a CDS encoding sensor histidine kinase — translated: MTCRILILEDVPLDVELMEREIRRSGIDFISKTVESEEDFVRALHEFRPDVILADHSLPSFDGLSALAIARKLCPDVPFIFVSGKIGEEFAVKALKSGATDYVLKSNFSKVPVAIKRALREVEKERELERTRRSLAESNWQLKEAQRIGKIGSWQWNFDSDTLSCSDEALRILGIRKDDFRGTPDEMVSRIHPEDRESFLDSVRMKEPFEGEYRIIRDGLEGVALFRARVIQDSKGKPVSMIGIKQDITEDKRIRESLEASLREKEFLMSEIHHRVKNNLQLIISLLRLQSRYIDDEKSLEIFTECQNRVRSIALVHERLCDSRNGMAVNLSDYIEELLSELKGMCSGRDVVFRVKLADIETGINTAVSIGLIVNELVTNAIKHGIGDSGEIKVELESSSGSGVLMVADNGSGLPEDIELLDPPGFGLRLVNFMLSRIKGSISVENQNGAVFRIKFDLGG
- a CDS encoding DUF523 and DUF1722 domain-containing protein: MRKFRRPLVVLSRCIEHDHCRYDGSMISSPFVRQFSGYADFITVCPEVEMGLGVPRPPIRITMDNGEFRLFQPETGRDVTDEMNSFITSFLDSLDKVDGFILKNKSPSCGIRNVKVYMGAGRRPGSHGVGFFGRAVMERFPHLPLEDEGRLRNLQIREDFLIKLYLVRDFRAVRDLGDLIEFHTSNKLLLMSYSPEGQRTLGRIIANQGDHDDTLSMYSETLCSVIKEPLKPERIINSLLHAFGHFSSELNGREKSYFLESVEWYRKGIMPLLVPLSILRSWVVRFGDDYLEGQTLFEPYPRELVPVTLIV
- a CDS encoding MTH895/ArsE family thioredoxin-like protein; this encodes MKIRIYGTGCANCQMLEKNAREAVKELGIDAEFEKVKDMDEILEAGLTALPGLAVDGELKIMGRVASKEEIMNILS
- a CDS encoding histidine kinase dimerization/phosphoacceptor domain -containing protein, which gives rise to MRRRVIVVEDEELVAQDIRAILEDAGYEVPAIFHSAEDLLEGIENLQPDSIIMDIMLAGEMDGIEAARIITEKMDVPIIYLTAYSSNDILKRAGETEPYAYLLKPFHERDLRVNLEMAIHKHEAKRNRLKLIRERTLNEYLKRSIAEKEALLRELHHRVKNNLQLIISLLSLQIRYAEDPAMEHFFRDYVNQLRSIAVIHERAYPSGGSYIIDFGDYLRSISSQLLESYGASSSVLVDIRAEGIRLNMDTAVPLALIISELISNSLKHAFEGEGRIKISIEKMNGSYLLVYTDDGMGLPEGITFPDGGSFGFRMIENLSIQLGGKVRLEKPERGVRFTFEFTEQVYSDRMS
- a CDS encoding helix-turn-helix transcriptional regulator, which gives rise to MKMCQTDKPSPEQLERLNERLERLPDDDKIERDSLALKALADPTRLKIIHLLSEGELCVCEIMAALEKPQPTVSHHLNILKRAGFLKSEKVGVWVHYMLSDDSIPSKVEYLLNDLEY
- a CDS encoding permease, which produces MLQEFADYVTYNLIGLEPASHLGSAVNFFIYDTIKIFILLATLIFIISFIRTYIPPNRVREILEKRHKYTGNFIAAIVGIITPFCSCSAVPLFIGFVEAGVPLGATFSFLISSPMINEIAIVLLLGLFGWQITAFYIISGYIIAVVGGVLIGKLKMESQLEDYVYETLEKMKAIGTANLELPKPTLRERYMIAKNEMKDILRRVSPYIIVAIAIGGWIHGYLPSDFLLEYAGSDNLLAVPMAVLIGVPLYSNAAGTIPLISALIEKGMAVGTALALMMSITALSLPEMIILRKVMKPRLLGTFIAILAVSITLTGYLFNMII